From the genome of Brienomyrus brachyistius isolate T26 chromosome 8, BBRACH_0.4, whole genome shotgun sequence, one region includes:
- the si:ch211-167b20.8 gene encoding uncharacterized protein si:ch211-167b20.8 isoform X1 yields MMSNENNFLTIPSRQSFFTAIKNGRTPEGSCSSPVEDEDEEEVDETRLIPRSSPVPRKRGQSIFDETAEYMKMRMGLPSRRVSFADAGGGELVQVREFVAFESNEGDESEEEQEQATALYSEPIYSVRPNFHLPTETELLLAVRTNKVELEKVSSMEDEPLAFSGLIRVLNISFHKSVYVRFTMDGWRTSFDYPAEYLHGSNNVETDQFTFKLSFAQPYIFPGARIDFVVRYESAEGEYWANNRGKNYSVVLNLTRKQQSALGKEPGEEVMKGILKATSYRMETDTKEAMAVESEGGNIRQKPSGMNVPPQIIQPEIDVENVDDTIFSPPSKSSRIIESEDDTFTSVESFKEQPPLISSAIENPIPLTIQSPVPRPEAESYQEPDLEKECLPTWESGDVATSSLNISSSSQYATEIASGSYVEPNSSIIHSTSAKSSQVTEYDPQISDVVKVPLQQDDVQPETIVSQSLDSMDPDRNSQIQEQQTIAPRDFGSPDAEESFVEFRQEVADCGSGSPEETKEFVIMAEEEEVMRISETRLALESEQSATGEEPGTRASTMVPTTSGTYFESDGRGIQCLANSDTEYTFPPSHLRRDLQRKMDDPVGISVTDYRRPLDEAHDTPVYKLHKEGNLLQFGITSEATGSQDVTCKMSGSPEVTVEHAELQNVSGEVAGSQDIVELGGSNDATAEVAGLQTVLGEGSESQDVRDGVTGSQDVSDEVAGSLDTAGLVREMQNVTSEAAGLQHNTGMVAEFQNVTGEVTELQDNAGEVGELKDITVKIAGSQKVTAEIAQWQNVTGEVAGSQDITDEVAGSQDITDEVAGSQDITDEVAGSQGLTVKVAQSKDNVGKVVGLQNVTDELTRLQHLTVEVTGSQDITGEVTELQNITVEIVGSHVTGEVAGPQNITNEIPGLKSVKGKVTGLQDITVELAQWQNVTGEVTVSQDITGEVVELQNVTGELTRLEHLTAEVTGSQDIAGEVTEFKSITGEVAGSRNVTGEVAGSQDITDEVAGSLGIRGEVSRSPDITGEITLSGITDDVTGSLCITANLLSSAPAASGIFLSAEKNDIPVLGDIFTYHPETRVISPQNTDSLGNEELSLNQQIFLDSLVSEVTMSEVLMHQALVKAFVTLVIEVCLVTVITNPSTFLIIGIFFMLYLL; encoded by the exons ATGATGTCAAACGAGAATAATTTCTTAACTATCCCCAGTCGGCAGTCGTTTTTCACAGCCATAAAGAATGGAAGGACGCCCGAGGGAAGCTGCAGTTCTCCGgtggaggatgaggacgaggaagaAGTCGACGAGACCCGACTGATCCCGAGGTCCTCACCGGTGCCCAGAAAACGAGGGCAATCCATCTTCGATGAGACGGCGGAGTATATGAAGATGCGTATGGGTTTGCCCAGCAGGAGAGTGTCCTTCGCCGACGCCGGTGGTGGAGAGCTGGTCCAGGTGAGGGAGTTTGTCGCTTTCGAGTCCAACGAAGGAGACGAGtcggaggaggagcaggagcaaGCAACCGCACTATACAGCGAGCCTATTTACTCTGTGCGTCCGAACTTCCATCTGCCAACCGAAACTGAGTTGCTTCTTGCGGTACGCACCAACAAAGTGGAGTTGGAAAAGGTGTCCTCTATGGAGGACGAGCCTCTGGCATTTAGTGGGCTCATCCGAGTGCTCAACATCTCCTTCCACAAGTCTGTGTACGTGCGCTTCACTATGGACGGCTGGAGAACTTCATTCGATTACCCCGCGGAGTACCTCCATGGGTCCAACAACGTGGAGACGGATCAGTTCACCTTCAAGCTCTCGTTTGCGCAACCGTACATCTTCCCCGGAGCTCGCATTGACTTTGTTGTGCGCTATGAATCCGCAGAGGGAGAGTACTGGGCAAATAACCGCGGGAAGAACTATTCCGTGGTCTTGAACCTGACCCGTAAACAGCAGTCGGCTCTGGGCAAGGAGCCGGGTGAAGAAGTAATGAAAGGCATCTTGAAAGCTACTAGTTACAG AATGGAAACTGACACTAAGGAAGCTATGGCTGTAGAGAGCGAAGGAG GCAATATCAGGCAAAAGCCATCCGGCATGAATGTGCCCCCGCAGATCATCCAACCTGAAATTGATGTTGAG AATGTTGATGACACCATATTCAGCCCTCCTTCCAAATCCAGCAGAATAATCGAATCAGAAGATGACACATTTACTTCTGTGGAGTCCTTCAAAGAGCAACCACCCTTGATTTCTTCAGCCATTGAGAACCCGATACCTTTAACCATCCAATCACCTGTTCCCAGGCCGGAAGCAGAGTCTTATCAGGAACCTGATCTTGAAAAAGAATGTTTGCCCACCTGGGAGAGTGGTGATGTTGCAACATCCTCATTGAACATTTCCAGTAGCTCTCAGTACGCCACAGAAATAGCATCTGGTAGCTATGTGGAACCTAACAGTAGTATTATCCATTCCACATCTGCTAAGTCATCCCAAGTCACGGAATATGACCCACAAATCTCAGATGTTGTCAAAGTACCCTTACAACAAGACGACGTCCAACCCGAGACCATAGTTTCCCAGTCCCTGGATTCAATGGACCCTGACAGGAATAGTCAAATTCAAGAGCAACAGACCATTGCCCCCAGAGATTTTGGATCACCAGATGCAGAAGAGAGCTTTGTTGAGTTTAGGCAGGAAGTGGCTGACTGTGGTTCAGGGTCACCTGAGGAGACAAAGGAGTTTGTCATTATGGCAGAAGAAGAGGAAGTAATGAGGATTTCAGAAACTAGGCTGGCTTTGGAGAGTGAGCAGTCTGCCACAGGAGAAGAGCCTGGCACAAGGGCATCGACTATGGTGCCCACTACATCTGGCACCTATTTTGAATCTGATGGCAGGGGGATCCAGTGTCTTGCAAACTCTGATACTGAGTACACATTCCCACCAAGCCATCTCAGACGAGACCTACAGCGTAAGATGGATGATCCTGTCGGTATTTCTGTAACAGACTATCGCAGACCCTTGGATGAGGCTCATGATACCCCAGTCTACAAGCTTCATAAGGAAGGAAATTTGCTACAGTTTGGTATCACAAGTGAAGCTACAGGTTCACAGGATGTCACATGTAAAATGTCAGGGTCTCCAGAAGTCACTGTTGAGCATGCAGAATTGCAGAATGTTTCAGGTGAAGTTGCAGGATCCCAGGACATAGTTGAACTTGGAGGATCAAACGATGCCACAGCTGAAGTTGCTGGATTACAGACTGTCTTAGGTGAAGGTTCAGAATCGCAGGACGTCAGAGATGGAGTCACAGGGTCACAGGATGTCTCAGATGAAGTTGCAGGTTCACTGGACACCGCAGGTTTAGTCAGAGAAATGCAGAATGTCACAAGTGAAGCTGCAGGATTGCAGCATAACACAGGTATGGTCGCAGAATTTCAAAATGTCACTGGTGAAGTCACAGAATTGCAGGACAATGCAGGTGAAGTTGGAGAATTAAAGGACATCACAGTTAAAATTGCAGGATCACAGAAAGTCACAGCTGAAATTGCACAATGGCAAAATGTCACAGGTGAAGTTGCAGGATCACAGGACATAACAGATGAAGTCGCAGGATCACAGGACATAACAGATGAAGTCGCAGGATCACAGGACATAACAGATGAAGTTGCAGGATCACAGGGCCTCACGGTTAAAGTCGCACAATCAAAGGACAATGTAGGTAAAGTTGTAGGATTGCAGAATGTCACAGATGAACTCACAAGATTGCAGCACCTCACAGTTGAAGTCACAGGATCACAGGACATCACAGGTGAAGTCACAGAATTGCAGAATATCACAGTTGAAATTGTAGGATCGCATGTCACAGGTGAGGTCGCAGGACCACAGAACATTACAAATGAAATCCCAGGATTGAAAAGTGTCAAGGGCAAAGTGACAGGATTACAGGACATCACAGTTGAACTGGCACAATGGCAAAATGTTACAGGTGAAGTCACAGTATCACAGGATATCACCGGTGAAGTTGTAGAATTGCAGAATGTCACAGGTGAACTCACAAGATTGGAGCACCTCACAGCTGAAGTCACAGGATCACAGGACATTGCAGGAGAAGTCACAGAATTTAAAAGTATCACAGGTGAAGTTGCAGGATCACGCAATGTCACAGGTGAGGTCGCTGGATCGCAGGACATAACAGATGAAGTTGCAGGATCACTGGGCATCAGAGGTGAAGTCTCAAGATCCCCAGATATCACAGGTGAAATCACATTGTCTGGCATCACAGATGATGTCACAGGATCGCTGTGCATCACAGCTAATCTCTTGTCCTCAGCACCTGCTGCTTCTGGCATTTTCCTCTCAGCTGAAAAGAATGATATCCCTGTTCTGGGTGATATTTTCACCTATCACCCAGAGACCAGGGTCATATCCCCTCAGAATACGGATAGCCTGGGAAATGAAGAGCTTTCATTGAACCAACAGATATTCTTGGACAGTCTTGTATCAGAGGTGACCATGTCTGAAGTATTGATGCACCAGGCTTTGGTTAAAGCTTTTGTGACCTTGGTGATTGAGGTCTGCCTGGTGACAGTTATCACTAACCCCAGTACCTTCCTTATTATCGGGATTTTCTTTATGCTCTATCTCCTCTAA
- the si:ch211-167b20.8 gene encoding aggrecan core protein isoform X4 has product MEGKRMETDTKEAMAVESEGGNIRQKPSGMNVPPQIIQPEIDVENVDDTIFSPPSKSSRIIESEDDTFTSVESFKEQPPLISSAIENPIPLTIQSPVPRPEAESYQEPDLEKECLPTWESGDVATSSLNISSSSQYATEIASGSYVEPNSSIIHSTSAKSSQVTEYDPQISDVVKVPLQQDDVQPETIVSQSLDSMDPDRNSQIQEQQTIAPRDFGSPDAEESFVEFRQEVADCGSGSPEETKEFVIMAEEEEVMRISETRLALESEQSATGEEPGTRASTMVPTTSGTYFESDGRGIQCLANSDTEYTFPPSHLRRDLQRKMDDPVGISVTDYRRPLDEAHDTPVYKLHKEGNLLQFGITSEATGSQDVTCKMSGSPEVTVEHAELQNVSGEVAGSQDIVELGGSNDATAEVAGLQTVLGEGSESQDVRDGVTGSQDVSDEVAGSLDTAGLVREMQNVTSEAAGLQHNTGMVAEFQNVTGEVTELQDNAGEVGELKDITVKIAGSQKVTAEIAQWQNVTGEVAGSQDITDEVAGSQDITDEVAGSQDITDEVAGSQGLTVKVAQSKDNVGKVVGLQNVTDELTRLQHLTVEVTGSQDITGEVTELQNITVEIVGSHVTGEVAGPQNITNEIPGLKSVKGKVTGLQDITVELAQWQNVTGEVTVSQDITGEVVELQNVTGELTRLEHLTAEVTGSQDIAGEVTEFKSITGEVAGSRNVTGEVAGSQDITDEVAGSLGIRGEVSRSPDITGEITLSGITDDVTGSLCITANLLSSAPAASGIFLSAEKNDIPVLGDIFTYHPETRVISPQNTDSLGNEELSLNQQIFLDSLVSEVTMSEVLMHQALVKAFVTLVIEVCLVTVITNPSTFLIIGIFFMLYLL; this is encoded by the exons ATGGAAGGCAAAAG AATGGAAACTGACACTAAGGAAGCTATGGCTGTAGAGAGCGAAGGAG GCAATATCAGGCAAAAGCCATCCGGCATGAATGTGCCCCCGCAGATCATCCAACCTGAAATTGATGTTGAG AATGTTGATGACACCATATTCAGCCCTCCTTCCAAATCCAGCAGAATAATCGAATCAGAAGATGACACATTTACTTCTGTGGAGTCCTTCAAAGAGCAACCACCCTTGATTTCTTCAGCCATTGAGAACCCGATACCTTTAACCATCCAATCACCTGTTCCCAGGCCGGAAGCAGAGTCTTATCAGGAACCTGATCTTGAAAAAGAATGTTTGCCCACCTGGGAGAGTGGTGATGTTGCAACATCCTCATTGAACATTTCCAGTAGCTCTCAGTACGCCACAGAAATAGCATCTGGTAGCTATGTGGAACCTAACAGTAGTATTATCCATTCCACATCTGCTAAGTCATCCCAAGTCACGGAATATGACCCACAAATCTCAGATGTTGTCAAAGTACCCTTACAACAAGACGACGTCCAACCCGAGACCATAGTTTCCCAGTCCCTGGATTCAATGGACCCTGACAGGAATAGTCAAATTCAAGAGCAACAGACCATTGCCCCCAGAGATTTTGGATCACCAGATGCAGAAGAGAGCTTTGTTGAGTTTAGGCAGGAAGTGGCTGACTGTGGTTCAGGGTCACCTGAGGAGACAAAGGAGTTTGTCATTATGGCAGAAGAAGAGGAAGTAATGAGGATTTCAGAAACTAGGCTGGCTTTGGAGAGTGAGCAGTCTGCCACAGGAGAAGAGCCTGGCACAAGGGCATCGACTATGGTGCCCACTACATCTGGCACCTATTTTGAATCTGATGGCAGGGGGATCCAGTGTCTTGCAAACTCTGATACTGAGTACACATTCCCACCAAGCCATCTCAGACGAGACCTACAGCGTAAGATGGATGATCCTGTCGGTATTTCTGTAACAGACTATCGCAGACCCTTGGATGAGGCTCATGATACCCCAGTCTACAAGCTTCATAAGGAAGGAAATTTGCTACAGTTTGGTATCACAAGTGAAGCTACAGGTTCACAGGATGTCACATGTAAAATGTCAGGGTCTCCAGAAGTCACTGTTGAGCATGCAGAATTGCAGAATGTTTCAGGTGAAGTTGCAGGATCCCAGGACATAGTTGAACTTGGAGGATCAAACGATGCCACAGCTGAAGTTGCTGGATTACAGACTGTCTTAGGTGAAGGTTCAGAATCGCAGGACGTCAGAGATGGAGTCACAGGGTCACAGGATGTCTCAGATGAAGTTGCAGGTTCACTGGACACCGCAGGTTTAGTCAGAGAAATGCAGAATGTCACAAGTGAAGCTGCAGGATTGCAGCATAACACAGGTATGGTCGCAGAATTTCAAAATGTCACTGGTGAAGTCACAGAATTGCAGGACAATGCAGGTGAAGTTGGAGAATTAAAGGACATCACAGTTAAAATTGCAGGATCACAGAAAGTCACAGCTGAAATTGCACAATGGCAAAATGTCACAGGTGAAGTTGCAGGATCACAGGACATAACAGATGAAGTCGCAGGATCACAGGACATAACAGATGAAGTCGCAGGATCACAGGACATAACAGATGAAGTTGCAGGATCACAGGGCCTCACGGTTAAAGTCGCACAATCAAAGGACAATGTAGGTAAAGTTGTAGGATTGCAGAATGTCACAGATGAACTCACAAGATTGCAGCACCTCACAGTTGAAGTCACAGGATCACAGGACATCACAGGTGAAGTCACAGAATTGCAGAATATCACAGTTGAAATTGTAGGATCGCATGTCACAGGTGAGGTCGCAGGACCACAGAACATTACAAATGAAATCCCAGGATTGAAAAGTGTCAAGGGCAAAGTGACAGGATTACAGGACATCACAGTTGAACTGGCACAATGGCAAAATGTTACAGGTGAAGTCACAGTATCACAGGATATCACCGGTGAAGTTGTAGAATTGCAGAATGTCACAGGTGAACTCACAAGATTGGAGCACCTCACAGCTGAAGTCACAGGATCACAGGACATTGCAGGAGAAGTCACAGAATTTAAAAGTATCACAGGTGAAGTTGCAGGATCACGCAATGTCACAGGTGAGGTCGCTGGATCGCAGGACATAACAGATGAAGTTGCAGGATCACTGGGCATCAGAGGTGAAGTCTCAAGATCCCCAGATATCACAGGTGAAATCACATTGTCTGGCATCACAGATGATGTCACAGGATCGCTGTGCATCACAGCTAATCTCTTGTCCTCAGCACCTGCTGCTTCTGGCATTTTCCTCTCAGCTGAAAAGAATGATATCCCTGTTCTGGGTGATATTTTCACCTATCACCCAGAGACCAGGGTCATATCCCCTCAGAATACGGATAGCCTGGGAAATGAAGAGCTTTCATTGAACCAACAGATATTCTTGGACAGTCTTGTATCAGAGGTGACCATGTCTGAAGTATTGATGCACCAGGCTTTGGTTAAAGCTTTTGTGACCTTGGTGATTGAGGTCTGCCTGGTGACAGTTATCACTAACCCCAGTACCTTCCTTATTATCGGGATTTTCTTTATGCTCTATCTCCTCTAA
- the si:ch211-167b20.8 gene encoding protein phosphatase 1 regulatory subunit 3A isoform X6, with product MMSNENNFLTIPSRQSFFTAIKNGRTPEGSCSSPVEDEDEEEVDETRLIPRSSPVPRKRGQSIFDETAEYMKMRMGLPSRRVSFADAGGGELVQVREFVAFESNEGDESEEEQEQATALYSEPIYSVRPNFHLPTETELLLAVRTNKVELEKVSSMEDEPLAFSGLIRVLNISFHKSVYVRFTMDGWRTSFDYPAEYLHGSNNVETDQFTFKLSFAQPYIFPGARIDFVVRYESAEGEYWANNRGKNYSVVLNLTRKQQSALGKEPGEEVMKGILKATSYRMETDTKEAMAVESEGGNIRQKPSGMNVPPQIIQPEIDVELIEASATN from the exons ATGATGTCAAACGAGAATAATTTCTTAACTATCCCCAGTCGGCAGTCGTTTTTCACAGCCATAAAGAATGGAAGGACGCCCGAGGGAAGCTGCAGTTCTCCGgtggaggatgaggacgaggaagaAGTCGACGAGACCCGACTGATCCCGAGGTCCTCACCGGTGCCCAGAAAACGAGGGCAATCCATCTTCGATGAGACGGCGGAGTATATGAAGATGCGTATGGGTTTGCCCAGCAGGAGAGTGTCCTTCGCCGACGCCGGTGGTGGAGAGCTGGTCCAGGTGAGGGAGTTTGTCGCTTTCGAGTCCAACGAAGGAGACGAGtcggaggaggagcaggagcaaGCAACCGCACTATACAGCGAGCCTATTTACTCTGTGCGTCCGAACTTCCATCTGCCAACCGAAACTGAGTTGCTTCTTGCGGTACGCACCAACAAAGTGGAGTTGGAAAAGGTGTCCTCTATGGAGGACGAGCCTCTGGCATTTAGTGGGCTCATCCGAGTGCTCAACATCTCCTTCCACAAGTCTGTGTACGTGCGCTTCACTATGGACGGCTGGAGAACTTCATTCGATTACCCCGCGGAGTACCTCCATGGGTCCAACAACGTGGAGACGGATCAGTTCACCTTCAAGCTCTCGTTTGCGCAACCGTACATCTTCCCCGGAGCTCGCATTGACTTTGTTGTGCGCTATGAATCCGCAGAGGGAGAGTACTGGGCAAATAACCGCGGGAAGAACTATTCCGTGGTCTTGAACCTGACCCGTAAACAGCAGTCGGCTCTGGGCAAGGAGCCGGGTGAAGAAGTAATGAAAGGCATCTTGAAAGCTACTAGTTACAG AATGGAAACTGACACTAAGGAAGCTATGGCTGTAGAGAGCGAAGGAG GCAATATCAGGCAAAAGCCATCCGGCATGAATGTGCCCCCGCAGATCATCCAACCTGAAATTGATGTTGAG CTCATTGAGGCTTCTGCAACAAATTAG